TGTGTGCTCAGCCCAGTATTTGGGCAGGTGACCTGAAGGAGAGGGAGCATTTGAACATTAATGCATGTAAATTGACAACGTGATATTGATATTTAATAAATGACATTCTTGTTTTCTTGAAGAGTGTGGTTCATTTCCGCCATGGCAGACACAGAACAGGGAAATCAAACCTCCCTCACAGAGttcatcctcctgggatttgGGACTGCCCTCAAACGGGAGACTCTTCTATTTCTGGTGTTCCTTGTGATTTACATTGTGACCATGGCTGGGAACATCCTCATTGTTGTGCTAATTGTgactgatcagcaccttcacacccccatgtacttcttcctggggaacttggCTTGCTTGGAGGCCTGTTACATCTCCACCCTCCTGCCCAGGATGCTGGTCAGTTTCCTGACTGGGGACAAGACCATTTCTGTTGGTGGCTGCATCACACAATGTTACTTTGTTGGCTTCTTTGCAGCCACTGAGTGTTATCTCCTGGCAGcaatgtcttatgatcggtaCCTAACGATATGCAAACCACTGCATTATGCAACCCTTATGAATGGCAGTTTCTGCCTCCAGCTAGTAGCTGGGTCTTGGATAAGAGCGTTGATAGCTAGTTCCACAGTAATTCTTATGATGTTACAATTAACTTTCTGCGGCCCCAATGAAATTGATCATTTCTTCTGTGAATTTACACAAATAATAAATCTCTATCGCAACGACATCTACCAGGTGGAGCTTTTACTTAGCATTCTGTCTGCTTTATTCACCCTGCCCCCATTTGCTTTAACTGGGACATCCTACCTGTgtatcatctccaccatcctgcgAATCCCTTCCACCACCGGGAGGCAAAAGGCATTTTCTACCTGAtcctctcacctcattgtggtgacaATTTTCTATGGGACCCTGATCATTGTGTATCTGCTCCCAAAACCTAACACGCTCAGAGACCTCAACAAAGTGTTCTCTGTCTTCTACGCCATTCTGACTCCTATGGCCAAGCCCTTCatatacagcctgagaaacaaagaggtAAAAGAGGCTCTGAGAAAAAAATGCCAGTAAATGTCTAAATTAatctctcatgatttttaagccattcTCCTCATTTTTTCACACCTGTCTCATTAAGTTTGCACATTTGGGGTTGAATTTACAGGCTTGTCTTTGGGTGTGATTTCAGCtggtgtagacaggccccagaaAGCTTTATTCTAGCTACCAATTACTGGAGCATTAAAGCTGCGGCAGCGCATGCTTCAGCTGAGACTAGCCATGCAAGTAAATTCACAGTGTTCCGGGTGGGCTGCTACAGCCCAGGCTGAAGCACAGGCTGCGGCAGCTCCATTGCATACCTGAGCTAGATAGATTAAAGGTGACTCGGGTGTGTCTACATGAGCTGCAGTAACATCATgtgattgcagtgcagacatacccctaACTGCAACA
The Mauremys reevesii isolate NIE-2019 linkage group 15, ASM1616193v1, whole genome shotgun sequence DNA segment above includes these coding regions:
- the LOC120383631 gene encoding olfactory receptor 10A7-like, which produces MADTEQGNQTSLTEFILLGFGTALKRETLLFLVFLVIYIVTMAGNILIVVLIVTDQHLHTPMYFFLGNLACLEACYISTLLPRMLVSFLTGDKTISVGGCITQCYFVGFFAATECYLLAAMSYDRYLTICKPLHYATLMNGSFCLQLVAGSWIRALIASSTVILMMLQLTFCGPNEIDHFFCEFTQIINLYRNDIYQVELLLSILSALFTLPPFALTGTSYLCIISTILRIPSTTGRQKAFST